In Myxococcus stipitatus, the following are encoded in one genomic region:
- a CDS encoding FHA domain-containing protein, producing MSTLVVRQPDGTENEYEVAGELKLGRQQGCDILLTEGGVSRTHARVFSEAGTVFIEDLGSANGTFVDGERIAEPTALTPQSEVVLGDYTLVLKAAPVRSSGSRRPAKSAPPDAMPVGAEGAGARSTRALPSIKSKAPGTSPPAGAALAKRPAKPVGTPPGASSGPVLRGMVGPWAGKTYPLKGKVLVGRLPPAGIVLEDDSVSRKHAELEATGAGVVVRDLGSANGTLLNGDPLGPEAVELQPGDQLQFGVVELSFEAPQAEAAASSPSRRGAGAAPPSRRRDAAQDGGEAARRKKLIMVGSGVVGVLLLAGVVKAVLPSTPAGDGMPMGQGAAADPAQQVVDLLSECRSYASSELGAPNWVKAEQTCSAVLDIDPINTDANTLIRRIKLEKEAFENFSAGEKFLQRLKPEDALESFRKIPRESEYFRRARSKASEAAEQVTKRALDDCKRYLRDSQWSAAVPRCQTYMAVWCQNQPRDDLQPPLGFTLRLEGKLRKNEWRPKDPLFVKFLISRVKLDPNSIPWTCPVADVLNRDNQPTDPKVVVQEAVNKRYTNKLMQAAMMDYWFGRGSEALATLQKLRSNYESAQFHAAADEMMKTMSTVDQLFKTGQSSLAADDPEKAAEPLREALEVDKSLMLELAESKPSFYRRSILQDMADKSYQRGKHWADREDKRRACKLWKMGFGFYAGNPDLNKAAGYCSTMALNTFRGASSCGDMAAVLDLAVKGDGVEEMVIAKKRELGCP from the coding sequence ATGTCCACCCTGGTCGTCCGTCAGCCTGATGGCACGGAGAACGAATACGAAGTCGCTGGCGAGCTGAAGCTGGGCCGCCAGCAGGGCTGCGACATCCTGCTCACCGAAGGGGGCGTGTCGCGGACACACGCGCGCGTCTTCTCCGAGGCGGGAACGGTCTTCATCGAGGACCTGGGCAGCGCCAACGGCACGTTCGTGGACGGCGAGCGCATCGCGGAGCCCACCGCGCTCACGCCCCAGTCCGAGGTGGTGCTCGGCGACTACACGCTTGTGCTCAAGGCGGCCCCCGTGCGGAGCTCGGGCTCGCGACGGCCTGCCAAGAGCGCGCCGCCCGATGCCATGCCCGTGGGCGCGGAAGGGGCGGGGGCTCGCTCCACGCGGGCCCTGCCCAGCATCAAGTCGAAGGCCCCGGGCACAAGTCCCCCGGCGGGCGCGGCGCTGGCGAAGCGGCCCGCGAAGCCCGTGGGGACGCCTCCAGGCGCCAGCAGTGGGCCGGTGCTGCGCGGAATGGTGGGCCCGTGGGCGGGCAAGACGTATCCGCTCAAGGGCAAGGTGCTCGTGGGACGGCTGCCTCCCGCGGGCATCGTGCTCGAGGATGACTCGGTCAGCCGCAAGCACGCGGAGCTGGAAGCGACCGGTGCCGGCGTGGTGGTGCGGGACCTGGGAAGCGCCAACGGAACGCTGCTCAACGGCGACCCCCTGGGGCCGGAGGCGGTGGAGCTCCAGCCCGGAGACCAGCTCCAGTTCGGCGTGGTGGAGCTGTCGTTCGAGGCGCCTCAGGCCGAGGCCGCCGCGTCATCCCCGTCCCGCAGGGGCGCGGGTGCGGCTCCTCCCAGCCGCAGGCGCGACGCGGCGCAGGATGGAGGGGAAGCGGCCCGGCGCAAGAAGCTGATCATGGTGGGCAGTGGTGTCGTGGGCGTGCTGCTCCTGGCGGGCGTGGTCAAGGCGGTGCTCCCGTCCACGCCGGCCGGTGACGGGATGCCCATGGGGCAGGGCGCTGCCGCGGACCCCGCGCAGCAGGTGGTGGACCTGCTCAGCGAGTGCCGCTCCTATGCCTCCAGCGAGCTGGGCGCACCCAACTGGGTCAAGGCCGAGCAGACGTGCTCGGCGGTCCTGGACATCGACCCCATCAACACCGACGCCAACACCCTCATCCGCCGCATCAAGCTGGAGAAGGAAGCCTTCGAGAACTTCTCCGCGGGAGAGAAGTTCCTGCAGCGCCTCAAGCCCGAGGACGCGTTGGAATCCTTCCGGAAGATTCCCCGGGAGAGTGAGTACTTCCGGCGGGCCCGCTCCAAGGCGAGCGAGGCGGCCGAGCAGGTGACGAAGCGCGCGCTGGACGACTGCAAGCGCTACCTGCGCGACTCGCAGTGGAGCGCCGCGGTGCCTCGCTGCCAGACGTACATGGCGGTGTGGTGCCAGAACCAGCCCCGCGACGACCTGCAGCCGCCCCTGGGCTTCACGCTGCGGTTGGAGGGCAAGTTGCGCAAGAACGAGTGGCGTCCCAAGGACCCCTTGTTCGTGAAGTTCCTCATCTCGCGCGTGAAGCTGGACCCCAACTCGATTCCCTGGACGTGCCCGGTGGCGGACGTGCTCAACCGCGACAACCAGCCCACGGACCCGAAGGTGGTGGTGCAGGAGGCGGTGAACAAGCGCTACACCAACAAGCTGATGCAGGCGGCGATGATGGACTACTGGTTTGGCCGCGGCAGCGAGGCGCTGGCCACGCTGCAGAAGCTGCGCTCCAACTACGAGTCCGCGCAGTTCCATGCCGCGGCGGACGAGATGATGAAGACGATGTCCACGGTGGATCAGCTCTTCAAGACGGGGCAGAGCTCGCTCGCCGCGGACGACCCGGAGAAGGCCGCCGAGCCGCTGCGTGAAGCCCTGGAAGTCGACAAGTCGCTGATGTTGGAGCTGGCGGAGTCCAAGCCGTCGTTCTACCGGCGCAGCATCCTCCAGGACATGGCGGACAAGTCGTACCAGCGCGGCAAGCACTGGGCGGACCGCGAGGACAAGCGCCGCGCGTGCAAGCTGTGGAAGATGGGCTTTGGCTTCTACGCGGGCAACCCGGACCTCAACAAGGCGGCGGGGTACTGCTCCACCATGGCGCTCAACACCTTCCGAGGTGCGAGCTCCTGCGGCGACATGGCCGCCGTGCTGGACCTGGCCGTCAAGGGAGATGGCGTGGAGGAGATGGTGATAGCGAAGAAGCGGGAGCTGGGCTGCCCGTAG